A genomic window from Euleptes europaea isolate rEulEur1 chromosome 9, rEulEur1.hap1, whole genome shotgun sequence includes:
- the INTS12 gene encoding integrator complex subunit 12, with product MAAAVNLELDPIFLKALGFLHSKSKDSAEKLKALLDESLARGTDSSCRPSLKEVDQPKVSITKPVSVKQEPKASSSLSSGNNNGKPVATEKVKKEAEKRPADKIKLEISEGVDIPKKPRLEKPEARSSPITVQTSKDLAMPDLSTFEETSADDFAMEMGLACVVCRQMTVTSGNQLVECQECHNLYHQDCHKPQVTDKEVNDPRLVWYCARCIRQMKKMAQKTQKPSQKPAPAVVSVAPAVKDSLTKKPEIKLKLDTTTTFLAFKRTEVKTSPAASGNNSNASVSSSTSGLTGWAAFAAKTSSAGPSTAKMGSTAQSTSGKPTTASNNQKPVGLSGLATAKAGLGSKITSPNSSTNPVQLKPLPPLTLGKTGLCRSISSDNVSKVGLPSPSSSASASSSSQTASGNGSGGAAGSGGSSASKSSAESGNQSPSVKGPTSQESQLNAMKRLQMVKKKAAQKKLKK from the exons ATGGCTGCTGCTGTGAACTTGGAACTTGACCCCATTTTCCTGAAAGCTCTGGGCTTCCTGCATTCAAAGAGTAAGGATTCTGCTGAAAAACTTAAAGCGCTGCTTGATGAATCTTTGGCTAGAGGGACTGATTCAAGCTGTCGCCCATCACTGAAG GAAGTAGATCAGCCCAAAGTGTCCATTACAAAGCCAGTTTCTGTTAAGCAAGAGCCAAAGGCTTCCTCAAGCCTTTCCTCAGGTAACAATAATGGCAAACCCGTCGCTACCGAAAAGGtgaaaaaagaagcagaaaagcgGCCTGCTGATAAA ATAAAGCTGGAAATCAGCGAAGGAGTTGACATTCCGAAGAAGCCAAGGCTAGAAAAACCAGAAGCTCGTTCTTCTCCAATCACAGTCCAGACCAGCAAGGATTTGGCCATGCCGGATCTTTCTACTTTTGAAGAAACCAGCGCTGATGATTTTGCCATGGAGATGGGTTTGGCTTGCGTTGTTTGTCG GCAAATGACGGTTACTTCTGGGAATCAGTTAGTGGAGTGCCAGGAGTGTCACAATCTCTACCACCAAGATTGCCATAAACCTCAAGTGACAGACAAGGAGGTGAATGATCCTCGCCTAGTATGGTACTGCGCCCGGTGCATCAGGCAAATGAAAAAGATg GCTCAGAAAACACAGAAGCCTTCCCAGAAGCCGGCCCCTGCTGTAGTTTCTGTAGCTCCAGCTGTGAAAGATTCACTGACAAAGAAACCAGAAATTAAGCTAAAGTTGGACACCACAACAACCTTCTTAGCGTTTAAGAGGACAGAGGTCAAG ACCTCTCCTGCTGCTTCTGGGAACAACTCCAACGCCAGCGTTTCCTCTTCAACCAGTGGCCTTACAGGGTGGGCTGCCTTTGCGGCAAAAACCTCCTCCGCAGGCCCATCGACAGCTAAGATGGGATCCACAGCGCAGAGCACCAGCGGCAAGCCTACCACGGCCTCAAACAACCAGAAACCCGTGGGTTTGTCAGGCCTGGCGACAGCTAAAGCAGGGCTGGGCTCAAAGATCACATCCCCCAACAGCAGCACCAACCCCGTTCAGCTGAAGCCCCTGCCGCCTTTGACCTTGGGGAAAACGGGCCTTTGTCGTTCCATTAGCAGTGATAACGTCAGCAAAGTGGGACTCCCGAGTCCCAGCAGTTCAGCttctgccagcagcagcagccagacaGCTAGCGGGAATGGGAGCGGTGGGGCAGCGGGCAGCGGTGGAAGTAGCGCCAGCAAATCAAGCGCAGAATCTGGCAATCAGTCGCCTTCCGTGAAGGGCCCTACTTCTCAAGAATCGCAGCTCAATGCTATGAAAAGGTTGCAGATGGTCAAGAAGAAAGCTGCTCAGAAGAAATTAAAGAAGTAA